CCGATGGGCCTCGGGCGATGCATTGTCTATAGAGGTTGAGGCGCCGGAAACCGTGACCATGGAGCTGGTAAAACAGGAAAACCGCAACCGCCTGCTGCTGCACCTGGTCAATTTTAATTATCAAAACTCGGGGGTCGAAAATATTAAGGTCGCATCAACAATACCGGGAGGAAAAAAGATACAACAGGTACGTGTATTAAGCCCCGACGGCAAGACCAGCAATACACCGGCTTTTCAGCAGGAAAAAGGAAGGGTTCATTTTACCGTGCCGCAACTTAAGTTGTACAACCTGGTGGTGATCCGGTATAAATAATCACGCAACTAAGACCCGATGCTGCCGACAGGTGAAACAGATTTTATTCGCCACCAAGGCTCTAAGTAACACAAAGAAAAAACTTTGCGCCTTCGTGGCTTACTTCTTTCTCTGTTATTTCAGATACTTGGCTACCGGCAATTTCAGCTCCTTCAGACCTTCAGCCGCCAGCCGTGCGATTTCGGCAGCACCCGCTTCGGAGAGGTGTGTATCGTCCTTCCTCCCCTTTGGAAGTTTGGTAAACTTACCCGGCTCGATGTACAGGTACAATTTCTTTGAAGCTTCGGGGCCGTACTGTTGCACCAGCGCTTTTGACTTTACATTCAGATCCACCAGCGGCACTTTCATCTCTGCCGCAATTTTCCGTACCTCTTCCGCATACGGCTCAAATGTGTCGGGCAACACCCTCCCCTCTTTATCAAACTTTCTGCGGGTAATAGAAGTAAACAATACTGGTATCCCTCCCTTTGCTCTTGTTTCTTTAATATAACCCACCAGGTACTGGCGGTAAGTGGTCTGAGGATCCGTATGCCGTAGTGTATCCGGCTTTTCATCATTCGGTCCGAACATAATAAACATATAATCACCCGGTTTTACAGCATCAATTACCTTTTGCCACCAGCCTTCGTTCTTAAAGCTCCTTGAACTTCTCCCGCTCCGGGCCATGTTGTGAATCGTTACCTGATCCGCAAAAAAACGGGGCATCATCTGCATCCAGCCACGGATGGGATACCCTTCGCCACCAAAGCTATCCAGGTACCGCTGGTCATAATCACACATCGTAGAATCTCCGATAGAATAGATGGTGATCTTTTTTTGTTCCTTAAATGCAAACAGCAATGCAACAATACATAAAGCAAGAAGTCCTTTTTTCATACCAGATAAATTTGTAATAGATAACAATGGATAATATACTGCCAATGTAGTTTTTTATATACCAAATCCCTCAGGAATCCCCAAAAATATCACCGGTATCGTTATCGATAACGCTACCATTAATTTTTGCAGCAAGCTGTTCGTCATCTGCAACAAAAAGATCTATCTTGTCTCTGAATAGACCAAATTAGCGTTGTGTTAACGGGTTTTATTCGGCATAAAGCGAGCCATTAACCGGGAATGTGATTGCCATCCGGACAGTCATCCTAACGACCTTGCCTGGTTATTCATTTATCAAAATATACAATGAATGAAAAGAATCGTAGTACTGCTTTTAATAAGTCTTAGTTTTTCGTGGAGCCCGGCACAAAACAGCCGCCGCGTTAGTGGAACCGTGCTGGATTCCACGGGCAATACACCGCTTGCTGGTGCCACCGTTTTGCAAAAAGGAACGGCGAGAGGCACTCAAACCAACAGCCAGGGAAAGTTCAATCTTTTAATACCTGCCGCAGATACACCGGTGGTGCTGCTGGTGGAGCATATCGGCTACAACGCACAGGAAGTACGCCCGGGTGACGGACCGCTGCAGGTAAAACTTTCTACCGCGGTTGCGCAGATGGACGAAGTAGTGATGATCGGGTATGCAACGGTGAAAAAGCGGGACCTCACCGGATCCGTATCATCGTTAACTAGTAAACAATTGAAAGATATACCGGTAAACTCCCTGGCCGAAGCTCTTACTGGGAAACTGGCCGGCGTGCAGGTGACCACATCGGAAGGTGCACCAGGCGCCGACGTACAAATCAAAATAAGGGGCAATGGTTCCATCACCCAGGATGCGTCGCCGCTTTATATAGTAGATGGTGTACAAATAGAGGGCGGTCTTTCCGGACTGTCGCCGCAGGATATCGAATCCGTGGACGTGCTTAAAGATGCGTCTGCCACGTCTATCTACGGCGCACGCGGTGCAAACGGGGTGATCATCATCACCACTAAGGGAGGTAGAGAAGCAAAACCGGTTATAAACTACAACGGATTTATGGGTATAAAAAAACTGGCCGATAAGCTGGAGGTGCTGCAGCCGTATGATTTTGTAATGCTTCAATATGAAAAAAGCAGGAGCACCGATGAAGCACAGGAAGCCTTCCGCCGGATTTACGGAAACTGGGATAGCCTGGACGCTTATAAATCCGTTCCGTTTATCGATTGGCAGGACCGCACCTTTGGCAACAACGCCCTGATGCAGACCCATAATGTAGGCGTTTCCGGCGGCACGAAGGCCACACAGTATAACCTCAGCCTCACCAGCAACGGGGAAGACGGAGTGATGCTGAACTCCGGGTATAACCGCA
The sequence above is a segment of the Niabella agricola genome. Coding sequences within it:
- a CDS encoding rhamnogalacturonan acetylesterase yields the protein MKKGLLALCIVALLFAFKEQKKITIYSIGDSTMCDYDQRYLDSFGGEGYPIRGWMQMMPRFFADQVTIHNMARSGRSSRSFKNEGWWQKVIDAVKPGDYMFIMFGPNDEKPDTLRHTDPQTTYRQYLVGYIKETRAKGGIPVLFTSITRRKFDKEGRVLPDTFEPYAEEVRKIAAEMKVPLVDLNVKSKALVQQYGPEASKKLYLYIEPGKFTKLPKGRKDDTHLSEAGAAEIARLAAEGLKELKLPVAKYLK